The Dethiosulfovibrio peptidovorans genome includes a region encoding these proteins:
- a CDS encoding peptidase M23, producing MIDNRRWLLCGVSLFSLLLLFFAGVASGGITMEELDRKIREEEHHMGILKRQILRQQTLIKASKKMEAGYLRELARFDQKRQVAAQSVSLLNLKRKKLLLEISTMEKSIAKLEEKRKKLKFFLGERLVAIYKFGGMAELNLLLSSQNVIDAMNTGYLLQKLAIQDESLIRSVERESQRIEGLVEGLSMREKDLLAKKKALAVQKKKLEAAVIKRNNLLAQLRGNRKAYIISMKEAEADQREVQRKIKEYVKAKARLTNKGRPSSPKTPPLPAHKGRFRWPLRGKITSRFGYRVHPKFKTKTMHTGIDVSAPRGTAVHAAATGDVLYAGWLRGYGQIVILDHGGGFSTVYAHLSRILVSEGQRISEGKVVGNVGDTGVTTGPHLHFEVRVNGNAKNPLKYL from the coding sequence ATGATCGATAATCGTCGGTGGCTGCTATGCGGGGTGTCGTTGTTTTCCCTCCTGCTGCTTTTCTTTGCAGGAGTCGCTTCGGGTGGAATAACTATGGAGGAACTGGATCGCAAGATTCGAGAAGAGGAGCACCATATGGGGATCCTCAAACGTCAAATCCTACGGCAGCAGACATTGATCAAGGCCTCGAAAAAAATGGAGGCTGGATACCTTCGAGAGCTGGCTCGGTTTGATCAAAAACGTCAAGTAGCGGCGCAGAGTGTCTCTCTTTTAAATTTGAAAAGAAAGAAGTTACTTTTGGAGATCTCGACCATGGAGAAGAGTATCGCCAAACTTGAAGAAAAGAGGAAAAAATTAAAGTTTTTTTTGGGAGAACGGTTGGTAGCTATCTACAAGTTTGGTGGTATGGCCGAGTTGAACCTCCTTCTGTCGTCTCAAAACGTTATTGACGCAATGAACACGGGATATCTTCTTCAGAAGCTGGCGATTCAAGACGAGTCTCTGATTCGTTCGGTAGAGCGAGAGAGCCAGCGAATCGAGGGGCTGGTTGAAGGGTTGTCCATGAGAGAGAAGGATCTCCTTGCGAAAAAAAAAGCGTTAGCTGTCCAGAAAAAGAAACTGGAAGCGGCGGTCATCAAGAGGAACAATCTGTTGGCTCAGCTTCGGGGTAATCGAAAAGCTTACATAATCAGCATGAAAGAGGCCGAAGCGGATCAGCGAGAAGTCCAGCGGAAGATCAAAGAATACGTGAAAGCGAAAGCGAGGTTGACCAATAAGGGAAGACCGAGTTCGCCAAAAACTCCTCCTCTTCCCGCTCACAAAGGTCGATTTCGGTGGCCTCTTCGGGGGAAGATCACTAGTCGGTTTGGGTACAGGGTTCACCCTAAGTTTAAGACCAAAACTATGCATACTGGCATCGACGTCAGCGCTCCCAGGGGAACTGCCGTACATGCTGCGGCAACTGGGGATGTCCTGTATGCCGGGTGGCTTCGGGGATACGGCCAAATCGTCATTTTGGATCATGGGGGGGGCTTTTCCACTGTGTACGCTCATCTCAGTCGAATTCTTGTCTCGGAGGGGCAGCGGATATCAGAAGGAAAAGTTGTAGGAAACGTGGGAGATACGGGCGTGACTACCGGGCCCCATCTGCACTTTGAGGTTCGAGTGAACGGGAATGCCAAGAACCCCCTTAAGTATTTGTGA
- a CDS encoding bacitracin resistance protein: MIHSLLLGLIQGITEFLPISSSGHLALAQSFFGFTEPVLAFDVALHGATMAATLVYFRRDVVTLGSQWFFGVLHPQARRMTGWFVGWAVIFGTLITVAIGLPLKPLVERLSMSVFAVGVALIVTGLLLLLADHLPRKGGSVSIRAGSVIGVAQGMAVIPGISRSGVTIVAGLLSRLSPQEAFRFSFLLSLPAIAGAMILELSDFSSIVMPPGWSLGVLCAGVSGYGALCLLHRVVTLGRWRWCAWYCLVVGGTAMFLGW, encoded by the coding sequence ATGATCCACAGCCTGCTCTTGGGTCTTATCCAGGGAATAACCGAGTTTCTGCCTATAAGTAGTTCGGGACATCTGGCCTTGGCTCAGTCCTTTTTCGGCTTTACCGAGCCGGTTCTGGCTTTCGATGTGGCCTTGCATGGTGCCACCATGGCTGCGACATTGGTCTATTTTCGTAGGGATGTTGTCACCTTAGGATCTCAGTGGTTTTTCGGGGTGCTTCATCCCCAAGCCAGGCGGATGACTGGTTGGTTCGTTGGTTGGGCTGTTATCTTTGGAACTCTTATCACTGTGGCTATCGGCCTGCCCCTCAAGCCACTGGTGGAACGCCTGTCGATGTCTGTCTTTGCTGTGGGGGTGGCTTTGATCGTTACAGGGTTGCTTTTGTTGCTTGCCGATCACCTTCCCCGAAAGGGCGGAAGCGTGTCGATCCGTGCCGGCTCCGTTATCGGTGTTGCTCAAGGGATGGCCGTGATCCCTGGCATTTCCCGTTCTGGTGTGACCATCGTTGCGGGGTTGCTTTCTCGGCTGTCACCTCAGGAGGCCTTTCGGTTTTCCTTTTTGCTGTCTTTGCCCGCCATCGCAGGAGCTATGATCCTAGAACTGTCTGATTTTTCCTCAATTGTTATGCCTCCGGGCTGGAGTCTGGGAGTGCTCTGTGCCGGGGTGTCAGGGTACGGCGCACTGTGCCTGCTTCATCGGGTGGTGACTCTGGGACGGTGGCGTTGGTGTGCCTGGTACTGTCTGGTTGTGGGTGGAACAGCCATGTTCTTGGGGTGGTGA
- a CDS encoding cell division ATP-binding protein FtsE → MDIRMAGVTKVFKPDIVAISDLYLSIPKGDFVYLIGETGSGKSTLLRLITREARPSKGQISVGSVNVRRLQRRQLAQYRRNIGMVFQDFRLLPHLTARENVAFVLEAMGFPPKVVKGRTDETIERVGLWHRRNLSPLQLSGGEQQRVAIGRAIVSSPALFLADEPTGNLDSHTAEQVLKLLLSIHASGTTVIVATHDRLLVDTYRQRVIQLHEGRLIRDERGGKYHIDGDL, encoded by the coding sequence ATGGATATTCGTATGGCCGGTGTGACCAAGGTTTTCAAGCCAGATATCGTGGCCATCAGCGATCTGTACCTCTCGATTCCCAAAGGTGATTTTGTCTACCTGATCGGAGAGACCGGCTCGGGCAAGAGTACTCTGCTCCGTCTTATCACCAGAGAAGCGAGGCCAAGCAAAGGGCAGATCTCTGTGGGATCGGTGAACGTTCGCCGGCTCCAGCGCAGACAGCTTGCCCAGTATCGAAGAAATATCGGGATGGTTTTTCAGGATTTTCGTTTGCTGCCCCACCTGACTGCCAGGGAAAACGTGGCCTTTGTCCTGGAGGCCATGGGTTTTCCTCCGAAGGTTGTCAAGGGGCGTACCGACGAGACTATAGAGCGAGTTGGCCTGTGGCACCGGCGTAATCTTTCGCCTTTGCAACTCTCGGGAGGTGAACAGCAGCGGGTAGCCATTGGGCGAGCTATTGTAAGTTCTCCAGCGTTGTTTTTAGCCGATGAACCGACAGGAAACCTGGATAGTCACACTGCCGAGCAGGTGCTGAAGCTTCTCCTGTCCATTCACGCATCGGGAACAACGGTGATTGTGGCTACCCATGATCGACTCTTGGTTGATACGTATCGCCAACGGGTGATCCAACTCCACGAAGGGCGGCTAATTCGAGACGAGCGAGGGGGGAAATACCACATTGATGGCGATCTTTAG
- the csaB gene encoding polysaccharide pyruvyl transferase CsaB, translated as MVGGHRGWSGRRICPGHRTSLCKTTSQNLRQVVVSDSYDVAICGYYGMGNLGDELLLCSVIDRLQNLGISRSRIVVFSGNPNESARNFGVAAVSRWSPSSVWRGLRRSRTCLFGGGGLFQDVTSLRSVLYYGGIVVMAVMAGCRPWVFGNSLGPFRTRTGWWLTRLALNLCVSVVLRDRPSMEEAQSMGISAQNCPDLVTALNVSSGSGDVVLVNLRPWDGQLERQAARWMAEYLQRSGCPSIAVAMCPGDGELLHSLIRNGDLPRMPICFPKGGDDPVWSQGRIALGMRLHFCVLSSLAGLPGVAIPYDPKVSAFARSVGYEIWKDGKLLEPSGPDLEWLSRCRTEIDYCFRRSWQEVVES; from the coding sequence ATGGTGGGTGGGCATCGTGGTTGGAGTGGCCGTCGTATTTGTCCTGGGCATCGGACGTCGCTTTGTAAAACGACGTCTCAGAATTTGAGGCAGGTCGTTGTGAGTGATTCATACGATGTAGCCATCTGCGGCTACTATGGTATGGGAAACCTGGGGGATGAACTCCTTCTTTGCTCGGTTATAGATCGTTTACAAAATCTAGGCATCTCTCGAAGTCGGATTGTGGTTTTTTCGGGAAATCCCAATGAGTCCGCTCGGAACTTTGGCGTCGCTGCGGTAAGTCGATGGTCTCCGTCATCGGTTTGGAGGGGGCTACGGCGGTCTCGAACCTGCCTTTTTGGGGGTGGGGGACTCTTTCAGGACGTGACCAGTCTTCGGTCGGTGCTCTATTACGGAGGAATAGTCGTTATGGCTGTCATGGCTGGCTGTCGTCCCTGGGTATTTGGCAATTCCTTGGGACCTTTTCGTACTCGAACAGGATGGTGGCTGACCAGACTTGCTCTGAATTTGTGTGTGTCCGTGGTTCTGAGGGATCGTCCTTCCATGGAGGAGGCCCAGTCGATGGGAATTTCTGCCCAAAACTGTCCTGATCTCGTGACCGCCCTGAATGTGTCCTCAGGATCGGGAGATGTTGTCTTGGTGAATCTCCGTCCCTGGGATGGCCAATTGGAGCGTCAGGCAGCTCGTTGGATGGCAGAGTACCTCCAAAGAAGCGGTTGTCCGTCGATAGCTGTTGCTATGTGTCCTGGGGATGGAGAACTGTTGCATTCCCTGATTCGTAATGGTGACCTTCCTCGGATGCCGATTTGCTTCCCGAAAGGGGGCGACGACCCTGTATGGTCTCAGGGTAGAATTGCTCTGGGAATGAGACTCCATTTTTGTGTCTTGTCGTCTCTGGCAGGGTTGCCGGGAGTGGCCATTCCTTACGATCCCAAGGTGTCTGCTTTTGCTCGGTCAGTTGGATACGAGATATGGAAAGATGGAAAGCTGCTTGAGCCTTCCGGGCCTGATCTGGAATGGCTTAGTCGATGTCGTACTGAGATCGACTATTGTTTCCGCCGCTCTTGGCAGGAGGTGGTCGAATCATGA
- a CDS encoding adenylosuccinate synthase codes for MALKGKVDAIIGAQWGDEGKGRIVDSLGDRVDIFARYQGGANAGHTVIVQGEKHVFHLLPSGMLYSGKTCVIGNGVVLDPEQLLGELSELQAKGKDRARLVISGAAHVVMPYHKKLDKAQEARRQGNKIGTTGRGIGPCYVDKYNRSGIRVEDLLDVQVLRTKLELNLDEKNELLSKIYDESPLSFDEVYRQALAWGKALAPYVDDTSLVVHTALEKGQTVLLEGAQGTLLDVDYGTYPMVTSSSPTAAGGCVGLGVAPQYIQRVFGVVKAYLTRVGEGPFPSEDKGDLGQYLRDQGGEYGATTGRPRRCGWLDMVALRYAVRINGMTRITLTKLDVLTGLNEIKVCEAYTVAGERCTEFLGNISFLENVVPEYRSFPGWTEDISHIRSFDDLPKAAREYVEYIEKITGVPVVLIGVGPGRDQMIIRGL; via the coding sequence ATGGCTTTAAAGGGCAAAGTAGATGCCATTATAGGTGCACAGTGGGGCGATGAGGGTAAGGGACGAATCGTCGATTCCTTGGGGGATCGGGTAGATATTTTTGCTCGATATCAGGGAGGAGCTAATGCAGGACATACGGTGATTGTCCAGGGTGAGAAGCACGTGTTCCATCTCCTGCCGTCTGGTATGCTCTATTCGGGCAAGACCTGTGTGATCGGGAATGGCGTGGTGCTCGATCCAGAGCAGCTTTTAGGGGAACTGTCAGAACTTCAAGCCAAGGGGAAAGACCGGGCTCGATTGGTGATCAGTGGAGCAGCCCACGTGGTGATGCCATACCATAAAAAGCTGGATAAAGCCCAAGAGGCCCGGCGTCAGGGGAATAAAATCGGTACAACAGGCCGTGGGATCGGTCCGTGCTATGTGGATAAATACAACAGAAGCGGCATCCGTGTTGAGGACCTCTTGGATGTCCAAGTGCTTCGAACGAAACTTGAGCTGAATTTGGACGAGAAAAATGAGCTTCTCTCCAAGATATACGATGAATCCCCCTTATCCTTTGATGAGGTCTATCGACAGGCTTTAGCCTGGGGTAAGGCCTTAGCTCCCTACGTGGACGACACCTCCTTAGTTGTCCATACGGCCTTGGAGAAGGGGCAGACCGTGCTTCTTGAGGGGGCTCAGGGGACCCTTCTGGACGTGGATTACGGAACGTACCCTATGGTGACCAGCTCCAGTCCGACTGCTGCTGGCGGATGTGTTGGCTTGGGGGTGGCCCCCCAATATATACAGCGAGTGTTTGGCGTGGTCAAAGCGTATCTCACCAGAGTTGGTGAGGGACCTTTCCCCTCGGAGGATAAGGGAGATCTCGGGCAATATCTTCGGGATCAGGGTGGTGAATACGGGGCAACCACCGGTCGTCCCAGGCGATGTGGATGGTTGGACATGGTGGCTCTTCGGTATGCCGTTCGGATTAACGGCATGACCCGCATCACTTTAACCAAGCTGGATGTGTTGACGGGGCTGAACGAGATAAAAGTCTGCGAAGCTTACACCGTTGCCGGAGAACGGTGTACCGAGTTTTTGGGAAATATCAGTTTTCTTGAGAACGTTGTGCCAGAATATCGTTCATTCCCTGGGTGGACCGAGGATATCTCCCATATACGGAGTTTCGACGATCTTCCGAAAGCGGCTCGGGAATATGTGGAATATATCGAAAAAATCACCGGGGTTCCCGTTGTCTTGATTGGCGTTGGTCCTGGCCGAGATCAGATGATCATTCGGGGCCTGTGA
- a CDS encoding carboxyl-terminal protease, which produces MLNRARSLLIGLVVVVSIFSICDGGHAKTLDRVAPFSLNSLWLMKQARAIIEAYQVDGASTDVTEKDLVYGAMNGMVSAWGDPYTRFVDPEQLEQEQTDLRGKYGGLGIYIGQRDGAVLVISPIEDTPADRAGLKPQDQIVKIGETVVLGWDLHKIVDSLRGKPGTSVTVWIRREGESELLKKEMIREEIKLKSVRFEMLSDDIGYVRLSQFKDTSPADLKKAVLSLTEDHARGLILDLRNNGGGLLNAAVEISDMFLDSGLIVGTKGRVDRANDEIYGTSGTITDLPLAVLVNEGSASASEIVAGALRDRDRALLVGRKTFGKGSVQTLFNLLDGSAIYVTIARYHTPDGTVIDHVGISPDIDVPGEWTKDRQKDTQLSWGVKAILQLISGEIVLPLSEDLYPIMISGDQVISEDDGTMKP; this is translated from the coding sequence ATGTTGAATAGAGCAAGATCGTTGCTCATAGGTTTGGTGGTCGTAGTTTCGATCTTCTCCATATGTGATGGGGGTCATGCAAAAACTCTGGATCGAGTGGCACCCTTTTCCTTGAACTCTCTGTGGCTTATGAAGCAAGCTCGGGCCATTATTGAAGCCTATCAGGTGGACGGAGCCAGTACGGACGTTACAGAAAAAGACTTGGTATACGGTGCGATGAACGGTATGGTCTCTGCGTGGGGTGACCCCTACACGCGGTTTGTAGATCCAGAACAATTGGAGCAGGAGCAGACTGATTTGCGAGGTAAGTACGGTGGTTTGGGTATTTATATCGGGCAGCGGGATGGTGCCGTTCTCGTAATTAGTCCCATAGAGGACACTCCCGCTGACCGTGCTGGTCTCAAGCCTCAGGATCAGATCGTGAAGATCGGCGAGACGGTGGTTTTGGGGTGGGATCTTCATAAGATAGTCGATTCATTACGAGGGAAACCTGGAACTTCCGTAACGGTGTGGATCCGCCGAGAGGGCGAATCGGAGCTTCTCAAAAAGGAAATGATCCGTGAGGAGATCAAACTCAAATCGGTTCGATTCGAGATGTTGAGCGACGATATAGGATATGTCCGCCTCTCTCAGTTTAAGGATACCAGCCCGGCAGATCTGAAAAAGGCTGTCCTCTCCTTAACGGAGGATCATGCCAGAGGTTTGATCCTGGATTTGAGGAATAACGGTGGAGGGCTTCTCAATGCTGCTGTTGAAATATCCGACATGTTCCTTGACAGTGGGTTGATCGTCGGCACTAAGGGTCGAGTGGATCGCGCTAACGACGAGATTTACGGTACTTCCGGTACCATCACTGACTTGCCCTTGGCTGTGCTCGTTAATGAGGGGAGTGCCAGCGCATCGGAAATTGTGGCTGGAGCGCTCCGAGACAGAGATAGAGCTCTTCTCGTGGGGCGGAAGACCTTTGGGAAAGGGTCGGTTCAGACCTTGTTCAACCTGTTGGATGGATCTGCCATTTATGTGACCATCGCTCGGTATCACACGCCCGATGGCACTGTGATCGACCATGTCGGTATTTCACCGGATATAGACGTTCCAGGCGAGTGGACCAAGGATCGTCAAAAGGATACTCAGCTTTCGTGGGGCGTAAAGGCGATATTGCAATTGATCAGTGGGGAGATTGTTCTCCCCCTCTCTGAGGATCTCTATCCAATAATGATCTCAGGTGACCAGGTGATTTCTGAAGACGATGGCACTATGAAGCCATAA
- a CDS encoding transketolase, translating into MSLVDIATSLRRDVIRMVGNARSRYGASALSALDILVYLYERELIVSPDLPDDPDRDRLVMGKGHGCPALYAVLAHRGFFDREALWNYRRLGSLLQGRPDGGRTPGVDVSAGAPGLALGIANGLALAFRMDGRSNRVFCVIGDGELQEGVLWESAMTAAHRRLSSVTLVVDRNDNQQDGSVASIKELEPLDEKFRAFGWKVIQVDGHDFASLEHGFTVAREKRTVPCVVIARTVRGKGVSLFEGSRTLEAGLSRLETEQALEELGRSGNRG; encoded by the coding sequence ATGAGTCTCGTTGACATCGCAACATCCCTTCGTAGGGACGTGATTCGGATGGTTGGAAACGCTCGATCAAGATATGGTGCCTCGGCTTTATCGGCGTTGGATATTCTGGTATACCTGTACGAGCGGGAATTGATTGTCAGTCCCGATCTCCCGGATGATCCTGACAGGGATCGTCTGGTTATGGGGAAGGGGCATGGATGTCCGGCTTTGTATGCTGTCTTGGCTCACAGAGGATTTTTTGATCGGGAGGCTCTATGGAACTACCGTCGTTTGGGCTCTCTGCTTCAAGGACGTCCCGACGGAGGCAGAACGCCAGGAGTGGACGTATCGGCAGGGGCTCCTGGTTTGGCTCTCGGAATCGCCAATGGTTTGGCCTTGGCCTTTCGAATGGATGGCCGCTCGAATAGAGTCTTCTGCGTGATCGGCGACGGAGAGCTCCAGGAGGGGGTGCTGTGGGAATCGGCGATGACAGCTGCCCACAGGAGATTGAGTTCTGTCACTCTCGTGGTCGACAGAAACGACAATCAACAAGACGGTTCCGTGGCCTCCATCAAGGAACTCGAACCCCTTGATGAGAAGTTCCGAGCTTTCGGCTGGAAAGTCATTCAGGTTGACGGTCACGATTTTGCCAGTCTTGAACATGGTTTTACCGTTGCCAGAGAGAAAAGGACAGTTCCCTGCGTGGTCATTGCCAGGACCGTTCGAGGAAAAGGGGTCTCTCTTTTCGAGGGAAGCCGTACCCTTGAGGCCGGTCTCTCCCGTCTGGAGACCGAACAGGCTTTGGAAGAATTGGGGAGGAGTGGTAATCGTGGCTGA
- a CDS encoding transketolase, which translates to MADKRMDSVLDDVLISLAADDPYLVVLHADVAGTRLPGFSQVYPERSINLGMSEQDLVATGAGMAAAGKSVWLFSSSSRLLGRGYDALRTAIAVPGLPVRIVAASGGLSAGEEGAEAQMLEDLALMRGLPGVAVEVPCDGASAEVLFRRMADSHVPVFFRLCGEALPDLYTSSDVAETCMSSSPLVQGTGVTICACGIMVHEALHATSILAQQDISAEVVDCHSVKPLSERAILGSVHRTGCCVVAEEHGAGGGLGEAVSALLSCRYPVPIRFVSVAGRPGQSGVPGELREYYGLTYQHVVSAAVEAWTMRRR; encoded by the coding sequence GTGGCTGATAAACGGATGGATTCCGTTTTGGACGATGTCCTGATATCTCTTGCGGCCGATGATCCCTATCTCGTCGTTTTGCATGCCGATGTGGCAGGAACCAGGTTACCTGGCTTTTCTCAGGTGTACCCCGAGCGGTCTATCAACCTGGGAATGTCTGAGCAAGATCTCGTCGCTACAGGGGCCGGAATGGCTGCTGCCGGTAAATCGGTCTGGCTGTTTTCTTCTTCCTCTCGCCTTTTGGGGCGAGGGTATGATGCTCTTAGAACCGCTATAGCTGTCCCAGGGCTCCCTGTTCGTATTGTTGCGGCCTCTGGAGGTCTTTCGGCAGGGGAGGAAGGGGCGGAGGCTCAAATGCTTGAAGACTTGGCCCTCATGCGTGGGTTGCCTGGTGTGGCGGTTGAGGTCCCCTGTGATGGAGCCTCGGCCGAGGTTCTTTTTCGACGGATGGCGGACAGTCATGTCCCGGTGTTTTTTCGACTCTGTGGAGAAGCGCTCCCCGATCTGTACACATCGTCGGATGTTGCTGAGACCTGTATGTCTTCGTCTCCGTTGGTCCAGGGAACAGGGGTGACCATCTGTGCCTGTGGTATCATGGTCCATGAGGCTCTTCATGCGACATCCATTTTAGCTCAGCAAGATATCTCTGCCGAGGTTGTGGATTGTCATTCCGTTAAGCCTCTCTCAGAACGGGCCATCCTGGGTTCTGTGCATCGGACGGGTTGTTGTGTTGTGGCGGAAGAACATGGAGCCGGAGGAGGACTTGGAGAAGCTGTATCGGCTTTGCTCTCTTGTCGGTATCCTGTTCCTATTCGTTTTGTCTCTGTTGCTGGAAGGCCTGGTCAGAGTGGGGTCCCTGGCGAGCTTCGAGAATACTATGGGTTAACCTATCAACACGTGGTCAGTGCTGCCGTGGAGGCTTGGACCATGAGGAGGCGATAA
- a CDS encoding cell division protein FtsX, which produces MAIFRYGFRDSFRVIRAHWGVSLLTLLTASAVFFLVGSTALFSLNIKQMTASIEGDLSIQAFLRSAEDARTVETAMKRLPWVSSVTRSSPDDAMEKLKAKLGNQAKAVTLLGENPLPWTVEIKAQQAKDVSSIVRELLTYSSVDDVVYAGALAERLTRVSLLSGKVAFVVLLTAVLVSALVLFNTIRIAIYSRRQEISVMLLVGATRSYVALPFVLQGIFLGLNGALLAVAIIHLFYADVISSISSALPLLQFVQVGDILYRLYGTLVGTGVVVGWLCSWLAINRFIRQALRPL; this is translated from the coding sequence ATGGCGATCTTTAGATATGGATTTAGGGATTCCTTTCGGGTCATAAGGGCACATTGGGGGGTTAGCCTTCTTACTTTGCTGACCGCTTCAGCCGTTTTTTTTCTCGTTGGAAGTACAGCTCTTTTCTCTCTCAATATAAAACAGATGACGGCCTCTATAGAGGGTGATCTGTCGATCCAGGCTTTTTTACGTTCTGCAGAGGATGCCCGAACGGTAGAAACGGCGATGAAGCGACTTCCATGGGTCTCATCGGTTACGAGGAGTTCTCCAGATGATGCTATGGAGAAGTTGAAAGCTAAGCTTGGAAATCAGGCCAAGGCTGTAACCTTACTAGGTGAAAATCCTCTTCCGTGGACTGTGGAAATTAAGGCCCAACAGGCTAAGGATGTGTCGTCTATCGTTCGTGAGCTTTTGACCTATTCCTCGGTGGACGATGTCGTCTATGCTGGGGCTCTTGCCGAGAGGCTGACTCGAGTGTCCTTACTCTCGGGGAAGGTCGCTTTTGTCGTTCTTCTGACTGCCGTTTTGGTCAGTGCCTTGGTTCTCTTTAACACCATCCGAATTGCAATATACTCTCGACGACAGGAAATATCCGTGATGCTTCTTGTGGGAGCTACGCGATCTTATGTGGCGCTTCCCTTCGTGTTGCAGGGTATTTTCTTGGGCCTGAATGGTGCCTTGCTTGCCGTAGCCATTATCCATCTGTTCTACGCTGACGTTATATCCTCCATCTCTTCGGCCTTGCCTCTTCTTCAATTCGTCCAAGTAGGTGATATCCTCTATCGCTTGTATGGTACCTTGGTAGGGACGGGTGTTGTCGTGGGGTGGCTCTGCAGCTGGCTGGCCATAAATCGCTTTATTCGTCAGGCTTTGAGGCCCTTGTGA
- a CDS encoding septum formation inhibitor Maf (Maf; overexpression in Bacillus subtilis inhibits septation in the dividing cell): MEPLILASGSPRRRDLLAMLGWPFIVQIPDVDETPLIHEAPGDLVARLALKKALSVTSTGSKTFIVAADTVVVLDGQVLGKPADMLQAENMLERLSGRAHEVLSGIALCRGGRSYVCVERTTVRFRPLSKSEVLAYCATGEGMDKAGAYAVQGRGALMIQEILGDYYNVVGLPLGRLSAMLDAEGISLSRQWAVM, translated from the coding sequence GTGGAACCCTTGATTTTAGCGTCGGGGAGTCCCCGGAGGCGGGATCTTTTGGCTATGTTAGGGTGGCCTTTTATCGTGCAGATTCCAGATGTTGACGAGACGCCGTTGATACATGAGGCTCCTGGAGATTTGGTGGCACGGTTGGCGCTGAAAAAGGCGCTTTCCGTGACCTCGACGGGGTCCAAGACCTTTATTGTGGCTGCTGATACGGTAGTTGTCCTAGACGGTCAGGTTCTTGGGAAACCTGCCGATATGCTCCAAGCTGAGAATATGCTGGAGCGGCTTTCAGGAAGGGCACATGAGGTCCTGAGTGGGATTGCTTTGTGTCGTGGAGGGCGTTCCTATGTCTGTGTGGAGAGGACGACGGTTCGATTTCGTCCTTTGTCCAAGAGCGAAGTCCTTGCTTATTGTGCCACTGGCGAGGGTATGGATAAGGCCGGTGCGTACGCAGTACAGGGCAGAGGAGCGTTGATGATTCAAGAGATTTTGGGCGATTACTACAATGTTGTGGGATTGCCTCTTGGGCGACTGTCAGCCATGCTGGATGCCGAGGGGATCTCGTTGAGCCGACAATGGGCGGTGATGTGA